In one window of Halopiger aswanensis DNA:
- a CDS encoding glycoside hydrolase family 28 protein: MADPGVCPSIDEHLEPDADRATEAFQSAIDACADAGGGTVVVPSGEYEIGTIDLRSNVTLSLEAGATVSPAQEQSAYGDVYGPDGERPFVRAEGIENVTITGRGVFDGCGTDFHEMDEPLRGHSGESEHHPLIANAPHEARQGDDYLDPAVGTEEWPRAKSEFRPGPMFLLEDATNVRFEDVTLRDMPAWTISLHDCDDVGVHGVTIDNHMRIPNCDGISIMNSRDVRISDCSIRSCDDSITIGTRAESDGETTGVTVTNCTLASAACAIKFGSETYAPIRDCVFENCVIRDSNRGLGIQHRDAGDLENVLFSNIVVKTGLLPGPWWGKAEPIYVTSVPRDEETDLGRIRNVRFSNIVARSENGALVYAHEDADVAAVTLENVRVEIKDSPHADRVGGNVDLQPTAVEAPIAEREIAGIDCEGVRDLELRDIALEWGIDLPAYYANGIRCTDIEDLEIDGFSGRQAHEGANNAAVALRGVRTVSIRNSRARAGTGTFCSIEGTADERLFAGNDLADAETAIDSEGEYGFREYGNVPPAQ, encoded by the coding sequence ATGGCCGACCCAGGAGTATGCCCGTCGATCGATGAGCACCTCGAGCCAGACGCCGACCGTGCGACCGAAGCGTTCCAGAGCGCTATCGACGCCTGCGCCGACGCGGGCGGCGGCACGGTCGTCGTGCCGAGCGGCGAGTACGAGATCGGCACGATCGACCTCCGGAGTAACGTTACGCTCTCGCTCGAGGCCGGAGCGACCGTGTCCCCCGCGCAGGAGCAGTCGGCGTACGGCGACGTGTACGGGCCGGACGGCGAGCGACCGTTCGTGCGCGCCGAAGGCATCGAGAACGTCACGATCACGGGTCGGGGCGTCTTCGACGGCTGCGGAACCGACTTCCACGAGATGGACGAACCGCTGCGCGGTCACTCCGGCGAGAGCGAGCACCACCCGCTCATCGCGAACGCCCCGCACGAGGCGCGCCAGGGTGACGACTATCTCGACCCCGCGGTCGGCACCGAGGAGTGGCCGCGGGCGAAATCAGAGTTCCGCCCGGGACCGATGTTCCTCCTCGAGGACGCGACGAACGTGCGATTCGAGGACGTGACGCTGCGGGACATGCCGGCGTGGACGATCAGCCTCCACGACTGCGACGACGTCGGCGTCCACGGCGTCACGATCGACAACCACATGCGGATTCCCAACTGCGACGGGATCTCGATCATGAACTCGCGCGACGTTCGCATTTCGGACTGTTCGATCCGCTCCTGCGACGACTCGATTACGATCGGGACGCGCGCAGAGAGCGACGGGGAGACGACCGGCGTTACCGTCACCAACTGCACGCTCGCGTCGGCAGCCTGTGCGATCAAGTTTGGCTCCGAGACGTATGCTCCGATCCGCGACTGCGTCTTCGAGAACTGCGTGATCCGCGACTCGAACCGCGGCCTCGGGATTCAGCACCGAGACGCGGGCGACCTCGAGAACGTCCTGTTCTCGAACATCGTCGTCAAAACTGGGTTGCTACCTGGCCCGTGGTGGGGCAAAGCCGAACCGATCTACGTGACGTCAGTGCCTCGAGACGAGGAGACGGACCTCGGCCGGATCCGCAACGTTCGGTTCTCGAACATCGTCGCCCGAAGCGAGAACGGCGCGCTCGTCTACGCCCACGAAGACGCCGACGTGGCCGCCGTCACCCTCGAAAACGTGCGCGTCGAGATCAAGGACAGTCCGCACGCCGATCGCGTCGGCGGGAACGTCGACCTCCAGCCGACGGCCGTCGAAGCGCCGATCGCCGAACGGGAGATCGCGGGGATCGACTGCGAGGGCGTCCGCGACCTCGAGTTGCGCGATATCGCCCTCGAGTGGGGGATCGATCTTCCCGCGTACTACGCGAACGGGATTCGGTGTACCGACATCGAGGACCTGGAGATCGACGGCTTCAGCGGTCGACAGGCTCACGAGGGCGCGAACAACGCAGCCGTCGCGCTCCGCGGCGTGCGGACGGTCTCGATCAGGAACTCGCGCGCTCGAGCGGGAACCGGCACCTTCTGCTCGATCGAGGGAACAGCGGACGAGCGCCTGTTCGCGGGCAACGATCTGGCGGATGCCGAAACCGCGATCGATAGCGAGGGCGAGTACGGATTCCGGGAATACGGAAACGTCCCGCCCGCACAGTAG
- a CDS encoding alpha-L-fucosidase yields MSPYDPTWESLDSHPVPDWFHDAKLGIFVHWGVYSVPAWAPPDADIGGEDASPYAEWYPYYMYEEGSPTREYHRETYGEDVEYADFIEEFTAENWDPDAWADLFADVGAGYVVLTAEHHDGFPLWDTHYTRYNAAEMGPERDLVADLAAAIRERGLRFAPSYHANFNYYQPGFDGQFGHPDFEPAHPLEDGGGPGPEYVDFMNAKHRELVRKYDPDLLWFDVPTRHSDDVRAKELIADYYNRAAAQDRAVAVNDRASNDAIRAESERWDPSEYHGDFVTPEYHSYDEIHEEKWEACRGIGRSFGYNRVEGEAEQLSPGELIRSFVDIVSKNGNLLLNVGPRADGTIPEIQRSRLEALGDWLSINGEAIFGTRPWAVAEDGASDVPVRYTWRDGTCYAIALERPGDALSLSLLDHVDEPPATAALLTRDGDRECELTVTGNSLTVALSTEPDHEHAYAVRLSATKNPRT; encoded by the coding sequence ATGTCACCATACGACCCGACCTGGGAGTCGCTCGATTCGCATCCCGTCCCGGACTGGTTCCACGACGCCAAGCTAGGCATCTTCGTCCACTGGGGCGTGTATTCCGTCCCAGCCTGGGCGCCTCCCGACGCCGACATCGGCGGCGAAGACGCCTCGCCGTACGCCGAGTGGTATCCGTACTACATGTACGAGGAGGGATCGCCGACCCGCGAGTACCATCGCGAAACATACGGCGAGGACGTCGAGTACGCCGACTTCATCGAGGAGTTCACCGCGGAGAACTGGGATCCGGACGCGTGGGCCGACCTCTTCGCCGACGTCGGAGCGGGATACGTCGTCCTCACCGCCGAACACCACGACGGCTTTCCGCTGTGGGACACCCATTACACGCGGTACAACGCCGCCGAGATGGGGCCCGAACGGGATCTCGTCGCAGACCTAGCGGCGGCGATCCGGGAGCGGGGGCTCCGATTCGCGCCCTCGTACCACGCGAACTTCAACTACTACCAGCCGGGCTTCGACGGGCAGTTCGGTCACCCTGACTTCGAACCTGCCCACCCGCTCGAGGACGGCGGCGGCCCCGGGCCGGAGTACGTCGACTTCATGAACGCCAAACACCGCGAACTGGTTCGGAAATACGATCCGGATTTGCTGTGGTTCGACGTCCCGACGAGACACAGCGACGACGTCCGCGCGAAGGAATTGATCGCCGACTACTACAATCGCGCCGCTGCGCAGGATAGGGCCGTGGCGGTTAACGATCGCGCCTCGAACGATGCGATCCGGGCTGAAAGCGAACGGTGGGATCCGTCGGAATACCACGGCGACTTCGTCACGCCCGAGTACCACTCGTACGACGAGATCCACGAGGAGAAGTGGGAAGCCTGTCGCGGGATCGGCCGCTCGTTCGGCTACAATCGGGTCGAAGGCGAGGCCGAGCAGCTCTCGCCCGGCGAATTGATCCGCTCGTTCGTCGATATCGTCTCGAAGAACGGGAACCTCCTGTTGAACGTCGGTCCGCGAGCTGACGGGACGATCCCCGAGATCCAGCGCTCGCGCCTCGAGGCTCTCGGTGACTGGCTCTCGATCAACGGCGAGGCGATCTTCGGGACGCGACCCTGGGCCGTCGCGGAGGACGGGGCGAGCGACGTCCCGGTCCGGTACACGTGGCGCGACGGCACCTGTTACGCGATTGCGCTCGAGCGGCCGGGCGACGCCCTCTCGCTGTCGCTGCTCGACCACGTCGACGAACCGCCGGCGACGGCCGCGCTCCTCACCCGCGACGGCGACCGCGAATGTGAGTTGACCGTTACTGGCAACTCGCTCACGGTTGCTCTCTCGACGGAACCGGACCACGAGCACGCGTACGCAGTTCGACTTTCGGCTACCAAGAACCCGCGAACGTAG
- a CDS encoding ABC transporter substrate-binding protein, translating to MGLANGHADGTVQSRFLEDISTDEREMTISIPEGWTYWNGDEITAEDLYTAFELKRYQNYDSTSYESHEIVDDYTVKRTFKSPVTPTLMQASLVGEPFVHSELFSDYLEDYEDASSADERESVTEELIQYTISAEDYIDGGYGTGVYRPTEWNSDRADAELVEDHPMAESTDIPGVRIYAVGGETDAMARNNTLDRAGVHPDDTWMESTDLEIERTINWFRAQKFILNWNNKHLSNLNVRRAIMAIMPLEAMSAAANEGGYNAEPTQLQTGLRESIHGEYLGEDFTEQLIEYPVASDPEAAGEYMRAAGYSEEGGSWVSPDGEQVSFNILSRSNTGQALPTTAFSDALNRFGIETEVNAIGEDYYTTLQNWEFDMGWVWHVASALWHPTSYFSNDFYGVRIGDPGETEGTGETGIPLTMTIPSEIGAEEISGSGQEIRPAQLSNDLRSAESTERVREITRTLSWWFNYSLPAIAYIQENQTRALDTTNFEIVSDTQPPLNVSEPIMEALFNGRIRQK from the coding sequence GTGGGGCTCGCTAACGGGCACGCCGACGGAACTGTGCAGTCACGGTTCTTAGAGGACATCTCAACGGACGAAAGAGAGATGACGATCTCGATTCCGGAGGGATGGACCTACTGGAACGGCGACGAGATCACGGCAGAGGATCTGTACACCGCGTTCGAACTCAAGCGGTACCAGAACTACGACTCGACGAGCTACGAGAGTCACGAAATCGTCGATGACTACACGGTGAAGCGGACGTTCAAGAGCCCAGTCACGCCGACGCTGATGCAGGCCTCCCTCGTGGGTGAGCCCTTCGTCCACTCAGAGCTGTTCTCGGACTATCTCGAGGATTACGAAGACGCGAGCTCCGCGGACGAGCGCGAAAGCGTCACCGAAGAGCTCATCCAGTACACGATTAGTGCGGAAGACTACATCGACGGCGGATACGGAACGGGCGTGTATCGGCCCACCGAGTGGAACAGCGACCGGGCCGATGCGGAACTGGTCGAGGACCATCCGATGGCCGAGTCGACGGACATCCCCGGGGTCCGCATCTACGCCGTCGGCGGCGAAACCGATGCGATGGCGAGAAACAACACGCTCGACCGTGCGGGAGTGCACCCCGACGACACGTGGATGGAAAGCACGGATCTGGAGATCGAGAGAACGATCAACTGGTTCCGGGCCCAGAAGTTCATCCTCAACTGGAACAACAAGCATCTCTCGAACCTGAATGTCCGCCGGGCGATCATGGCCATCATGCCGCTCGAGGCGATGAGTGCGGCCGCGAACGAGGGCGGGTACAATGCGGAACCGACTCAGTTGCAGACCGGTCTCCGAGAGTCGATCCACGGGGAATACCTCGGTGAGGACTTCACGGAACAACTCATCGAGTATCCGGTTGCGTCTGATCCTGAAGCTGCTGGAGAGTACATGCGTGCGGCCGGCTACTCCGAGGAGGGCGGAAGCTGGGTCAGTCCTGACGGAGAACAGGTCTCGTTCAACATCCTCTCACGGAGCAACACCGGTCAGGCACTCCCGACAACGGCCTTCTCGGACGCACTCAATCGCTTCGGGATCGAGACGGAAGTGAACGCCATCGGCGAGGACTACTACACCACACTGCAGAACTGGGAGTTCGACATGGGTTGGGTCTGGCACGTCGCGTCCGCGCTGTGGCATCCGACCTCCTACTTCTCGAACGACTTCTACGGTGTCCGTATCGGTGACCCGGGGGAGACGGAAGGGACCGGTGAGACCGGCATTCCGCTTACCATGACCATCCCGAGCGAGATCGGTGCCGAAGAGATCAGCGGGAGCGGACAAGAGATCCGACCGGCTCAACTGAGCAACGATCTACGGTCGGCCGAATCAACCGAGCGGGTTCGAGAGATAACCCGAACGCTGTCGTGGTGGTTCAACTACAGCCTCCCGGCAATCGCCTACATCCAGGAGAATCAGACTAGAGCGCTGGACACGACGAACTTCGAGATCGTCTCAGATACGCAACCGCCGTTGAACGTGAGCGAACCGATCATGGAAGCGCTGTTCAACGGCCGCATCCGCCAAAAATAG
- a CDS encoding universal stress protein, translated as MDRGLVLIENSESHAELLQEAKEHALGSGADLILLVTLTEDEFEETQEVLNTIGDIEQTSYTDQNAYQAAMNDAEEVSRSVFDDDDEVSYEIVPRVSSEKERAETVIEVAEEMDADHVFILGQKRSPTGKALFGDLAQYVVLNFNGYVTLNTQ; from the coding sequence ATGGACAGAGGATTAGTACTCATCGAGAACTCCGAATCCCACGCGGAACTCCTCCAGGAAGCGAAAGAACACGCGCTCGGTTCCGGCGCCGACCTCATACTCCTCGTTACGCTCACGGAAGACGAGTTTGAGGAGACACAGGAGGTCCTCAACACGATCGGGGACATCGAACAGACGTCATACACGGACCAGAACGCCTACCAGGCGGCGATGAACGACGCTGAAGAAGTTTCGCGATCGGTCTTCGATGACGATGACGAGGTGTCTTACGAAATAGTTCCGCGCGTATCTTCCGAAAAGGAACGTGCAGAGACGGTCATCGAAGTCGCGGAGGAGATGGACGCGGACCACGTGTTCATCCTTGGTCAGAAGCGGTCGCCGACCGGAAAGGCGCTCTTCGGCGACCTCGCGCAGTACGTTGTTCTCAACTTCAACGGCTACGTGACGCTCAACACCCAGTGA
- a CDS encoding family 78 glycoside hydrolase catalytic domain, with the protein MTRMQPTELRTEFVQTPLGIEERKPDLRWRVDTDRRGAGQTAYRVLVASSRERLADDEGDVWDTGKRERETPSVTYDGPALEADTDYYWKVRVWDGDEAGAWSEPAMWGTGLLEADDWAANWIRRPGEVNADAVEDFERGQFTYARREFALPEDADVERARAYVAACHQYELSVNGERVDRGQSFSYPDFHYYKIVDLTDALETGENAVGALFTWQGEGQGRPTAEPGFICQLEIELADGTERTIVTDDSWRLREAEWDEDAPLRNDEIGEAVEIVDGRDEPCGWAEPGFDDADWTAAGVVGEHPTDPWERLIAQDREVVGRKIEPESITQIDDETSVVDFGRVYTGLPTVAFEDGTAGHRVDMRAGYRLREDGTVHEQEGTQWTDMRYAYVQRDGACTFRPFNYLGVRYLQVESPGENLEADQVSLRALHNEVPDEHAATFECSNETLDDVFELARHSALYGSQEQFIDTPTREKGQFLMDALNISAVSRRAFGERALTRQAIREFVRSHYRYWEDEGRLNAVYPNGDGKRDIPDFTEAFPDWVWQYYRESGDRAILETAYPVVQAVADYIAEHVDEETGLVTNLSGGEGGPYEEGIVDWPPEMRYGYDRDWPARTTVNILGVNAFAKAAAIADALDRPTEEIETYWDRQQALEDAIREHCFDGDLFVDGCDATDASEGRSQHANAFALAFGLVPDDAIDGVADHIAEMGMRMGPMMVPRLLEALEAADRIDALIDLLTNAEDDGWANILAQGGTFTWETWHCRDSDLPTNERQNRSESHAMGAPVLVSIQRALLGVRLAEREASHLEIRPAIDHLEHASGRVPTERGPVEVAWSRSNGNCDLEVTVPWNATASISLPADVETNRIDVTPVASSLPEGITNVHRVDGSIVIEVESGTYQLTLE; encoded by the coding sequence ATGACGCGGATGCAACCAACAGAGCTGCGAACCGAGTTCGTCCAGACCCCACTCGGTATCGAGGAGCGCAAGCCGGACCTCCGCTGGCGAGTCGACACCGACCGCCGCGGCGCGGGCCAGACGGCCTATCGCGTGCTCGTCGCTTCGAGCCGCGAGCGCCTGGCCGACGACGAGGGCGACGTCTGGGATACGGGAAAGCGAGAGCGCGAGACGCCGTCGGTCACCTACGACGGGCCGGCCCTCGAGGCGGATACGGACTACTACTGGAAGGTCCGCGTCTGGGACGGCGACGAGGCCGGCGCGTGGAGCGAGCCCGCGATGTGGGGCACGGGCCTGCTCGAGGCCGACGACTGGGCGGCGAACTGGATCCGCCGACCTGGAGAGGTCAACGCCGACGCTGTCGAGGACTTCGAGCGCGGCCAGTTCACCTACGCCCGCCGCGAGTTCGCGCTCCCCGAGGACGCCGACGTCGAGCGTGCTCGCGCGTACGTCGCCGCCTGCCACCAGTACGAACTCTCGGTCAACGGAGAGCGGGTCGACCGCGGCCAGTCGTTTTCCTACCCCGACTTCCACTACTACAAGATCGTCGACCTGACCGATGCGCTCGAGACCGGCGAAAACGCCGTCGGCGCGCTGTTCACGTGGCAGGGCGAGGGCCAGGGACGGCCGACCGCCGAGCCCGGATTCATCTGCCAACTCGAGATCGAACTCGCCGACGGGACCGAGCGGACGATCGTCACCGACGATTCCTGGCGACTCCGCGAGGCCGAGTGGGACGAGGACGCGCCGCTGCGAAACGACGAGATCGGCGAGGCGGTCGAAATCGTCGACGGTCGCGACGAGCCTTGCGGCTGGGCCGAACCCGGGTTCGACGACGCCGACTGGACGGCTGCCGGCGTGGTCGGCGAGCATCCGACCGACCCGTGGGAGCGACTCATCGCACAAGATCGAGAGGTCGTCGGGAGGAAAATCGAACCCGAATCAATCACGCAAATCGACGACGAGACGTCCGTCGTCGACTTCGGCCGCGTCTACACCGGCCTGCCGACGGTCGCGTTCGAAGACGGCACCGCCGGCCACCGCGTCGACATGCGAGCGGGCTACCGCCTGCGCGAAGACGGAACCGTCCACGAGCAGGAAGGCACCCAGTGGACCGACATGCGCTACGCCTACGTGCAGCGCGACGGCGCGTGCACGTTCCGGCCGTTCAACTACCTCGGCGTCCGCTATCTGCAAGTCGAGTCGCCCGGCGAAAATCTCGAGGCCGATCAGGTGTCGCTTCGGGCGCTGCACAACGAAGTCCCGGACGAACACGCGGCGACGTTCGAATGTTCGAACGAGACCCTCGATGACGTCTTCGAACTCGCGCGTCACTCGGCGCTGTACGGCAGCCAGGAGCAGTTCATCGACACGCCGACCCGGGAGAAGGGACAGTTCCTCATGGACGCGTTGAACATCTCGGCGGTCTCGCGGCGCGCGTTCGGCGAGCGAGCGCTGACGCGCCAGGCGATTCGGGAGTTCGTTCGGTCGCACTATCGCTACTGGGAGGACGAGGGGCGACTGAACGCCGTCTACCCCAACGGCGACGGCAAGCGCGACATCCCGGATTTCACCGAAGCGTTCCCCGACTGGGTCTGGCAGTACTACCGTGAATCGGGCGACCGGGCGATCCTCGAGACGGCCTATCCGGTCGTGCAGGCGGTCGCCGACTACATCGCCGAGCACGTCGACGAGGAAACCGGTCTCGTCACTAACCTCTCGGGCGGCGAGGGCGGCCCCTACGAGGAGGGAATCGTCGACTGGCCGCCGGAGATGCGCTACGGCTACGACCGCGACTGGCCCGCCCGGACGACGGTCAACATCCTCGGCGTCAACGCCTTCGCCAAAGCCGCAGCCATCGCGGACGCCCTCGATCGGCCGACCGAGGAGATCGAGACGTATTGGGATCGGCAGCAGGCGCTCGAGGATGCGATTCGAGAGCACTGCTTCGACGGCGACCTGTTCGTCGACGGCTGCGACGCGACCGACGCCAGCGAGGGCCGCTCCCAGCACGCTAACGCGTTCGCGCTCGCATTCGGTCTCGTCCCCGACGACGCGATCGATGGGGTTGCCGACCACATCGCCGAAATGGGAATGCGAATGGGGCCGATGATGGTCCCGCGGCTGCTCGAGGCGCTCGAAGCGGCGGATCGAATCGACGCGCTGATCGATCTGCTCACGAACGCCGAGGACGACGGCTGGGCGAACATCCTCGCACAGGGCGGGACGTTCACCTGGGAGACTTGGCACTGTCGCGATTCGGATCTGCCGACCAACGAGCGGCAAAACCGCAGCGAATCCCACGCGATGGGCGCGCCGGTGCTCGTGAGTATCCAGCGCGCGCTGCTCGGCGTCCGTCTCGCCGAACGAGAGGCCTCTCACCTCGAGATTCGGCCGGCGATCGACCACCTCGAACACGCCTCGGGCCGAGTCCCAACCGAACGCGGCCCCGTCGAGGTTGCCTGGTCCCGATCGAACGGGAACTGCGACCTCGAGGTGACGGTGCCGTGGAACGCGACCGCCTCGATTTCGCTCCCTGCCGACGTCGAGACTAACCGGATCGACGTGACGCCAGTCGCCTCGTCACTCCCCGAAGGCATCACGAATGTGCACCGCGTGGACGGATCGATCGTGATCGAGGTCGAATCCGGGACGTATCAACTCACGCTCGAGTGA
- a CDS encoding oligogalacturonate lyase family protein, producing the protein MTSTNTIAQGPRAGSTWPAEWEEYDDPHTGARVTRLTSHPDDDYHLYFTEDGWYDDGRRLLFRSDRTGSRQLFSIDLESGLITQVTALEEFQGQTSIHHETSDAYFWVDDNLVRFDLERLEVTDVLYEAPEGYGGGSMDVNADGTVVYAAVSEAGVDLPGEEPRMDEMMEARPHTKILAVPIDGDGGDPELIHEEDRWVSSHVNASPTRPELFTFCQEGPWDGVEHRIWVADTESGDIWKVREVPEDAGIGHEYWMADGERIGYHGSMRDPQGRDQVDEPEPFIGSVRYDDTDRRETDLPDEVYALTHTHANSPELLVCDGSFTGLPYNILYRWDEGAGEYEGPRALATVDWKPESPHPHSRFSPDGSQVVFDSDRYDGSSNIYLVDVPAFESLPEYEPSEWD; encoded by the coding sequence ATGACTTCGACAAATACGATCGCGCAGGGGCCCAGAGCGGGAAGCACCTGGCCCGCCGAGTGGGAGGAGTACGACGATCCGCACACGGGCGCTCGAGTTACTCGACTGACGAGCCACCCCGACGACGACTACCACCTCTACTTCACCGAGGACGGCTGGTACGACGACGGCCGCCGGCTGCTGTTTCGCAGCGACCGGACGGGGAGCCGACAGCTGTTCTCGATCGACCTCGAGTCAGGGCTGATCACGCAGGTCACGGCGCTCGAGGAGTTCCAGGGTCAAACCTCGATTCACCACGAGACCTCGGACGCATACTTCTGGGTCGACGACAACCTGGTTCGGTTCGACCTCGAGCGACTCGAAGTTACGGACGTCCTCTACGAGGCGCCTGAGGGGTACGGAGGCGGATCGATGGACGTCAACGCCGACGGGACCGTCGTCTACGCGGCGGTCAGCGAGGCGGGCGTGGATCTCCCGGGTGAAGAGCCGCGGATGGACGAGATGATGGAGGCGCGGCCGCACACGAAGATTCTCGCCGTGCCGATCGACGGCGACGGCGGCGACCCCGAACTGATACACGAGGAGGATCGCTGGGTCAGCAGCCACGTCAACGCCTCGCCGACCCGACCCGAACTCTTCACGTTCTGCCAGGAGGGGCCGTGGGACGGCGTCGAGCACCGTATCTGGGTCGCGGATACCGAATCCGGCGACATCTGGAAAGTCCGCGAAGTGCCCGAGGACGCCGGCATCGGTCACGAGTACTGGATGGCCGACGGCGAGCGGATCGGCTACCACGGCTCGATGCGCGATCCGCAGGGCCGCGATCAGGTGGACGAGCCGGAGCCGTTCATCGGCAGCGTCCGGTACGACGACACCGACCGCCGGGAAACCGATCTTCCGGACGAGGTGTACGCGCTGACTCACACCCACGCGAACTCGCCCGAACTGCTCGTCTGCGACGGTTCCTTCACGGGACTGCCTTACAACATCCTCTACCGATGGGACGAAGGTGCAGGCGAGTACGAGGGGCCGCGCGCCCTCGCGACCGTCGACTGGAAGCCCGAGAGCCCACATCCCCACTCGCGGTTCAGCCCGGACGGCTCGCAGGTTGTGTTCGATTCGGACCGGTACGACGGCTCGAGCAACATCTACCTCGTCGACGTCCCGGCGTTCGAGTCGCTGCCCGAGTACGAGCCGTCCGAGTGGGACTGA
- a CDS encoding glycoside hydrolase family 2 protein has translation MHRRFDTTETREQRHLDGTWEFTTALEADATPADFPAEPETIPVPCAWNALADYADHHGSAWYRRTITLPDCANVRVRFLAVSHEAIVYLDGERRVEHSGGYTPFEFVAEDLSAGEHELLVRAENGRSETTIPLPETDWFDYGGITREVVLETVPNVYIDDFDLRYDLASDPDGGRTTARIRADVDVSNCDRETDRTVAVTIGETTVRERVTVPAGKTSVELALERPVDRWTLDDPTLYDVTVALEAEETVVDDRRDRIGFREVTVDGREILLNGEPVDLRGVNRHEDHPEWGSAQPLRVMREDLARIREAGLNCIRCSHYPNHPRFLDLCDELGVLVIEELPYWHFDADDFERADLLERGERMLEEMISRDRHHPSVFAWSLTNECANEQAGVAEATDHLATVARETDDSRLVTLASYNEWVDRGEDRCLEHCDFACVNGYYGWYTDEPVAADQWTGFLERIADRRDCPIFVSEFGAGAIEGERTWERAKWSETYQSEFFETVLPVLLADDSVAGFTIWQFCDTRTSRDPMSRPKSKNNKGIVGEYRRPKAAYETVRRLLTE, from the coding sequence ATGCACAGGCGGTTCGACACCACGGAGACACGGGAGCAACGGCACCTCGACGGAACCTGGGAGTTTACGACGGCCCTCGAGGCGGACGCGACCCCGGCGGACTTCCCTGCGGAGCCAGAGACGATCCCAGTCCCCTGCGCGTGGAACGCGCTGGCGGACTACGCCGACCACCACGGGTCGGCGTGGTACCGCCGAACGATCACGCTTCCCGACTGCGCGAACGTTCGCGTTCGATTCCTCGCCGTGTCCCACGAGGCGATCGTCTATCTCGACGGCGAGCGGCGGGTCGAACACTCCGGCGGCTACACGCCGTTCGAGTTCGTGGCCGAAGACCTCTCCGCGGGTGAGCACGAACTCCTCGTCCGCGCCGAAAACGGCCGATCGGAAACGACGATTCCGCTCCCCGAGACCGACTGGTTCGACTACGGTGGCATCACTCGCGAGGTCGTGCTCGAGACGGTTCCAAACGTCTACATCGACGATTTCGACCTCCGGTACGACCTCGCTTCGGATCCGGACGGCGGGCGAACGACGGCACGTATCCGAGCCGACGTCGACGTCTCGAACTGCGATCGCGAAACCGACCGCACCGTGGCGGTCACGATCGGCGAGACGACGGTCCGCGAGCGGGTGACGGTACCGGCCGGGAAGACGAGCGTCGAACTCGCGCTCGAGCGCCCGGTCGACCGGTGGACGCTCGACGATCCGACGCTGTACGACGTGACGGTCGCACTCGAGGCCGAGGAGACGGTCGTCGACGACCGACGGGATCGGATCGGCTTTCGTGAGGTGACCGTCGACGGCCGAGAAATCCTGCTGAACGGCGAACCGGTCGACCTCCGCGGCGTTAATCGCCACGAAGACCACCCGGAGTGGGGGTCGGCGCAGCCGCTGCGGGTCATGCGCGAGGACCTCGCACGAATCCGCGAGGCGGGGCTGAACTGCATCCGCTGTTCGCACTATCCGAACCACCCGAGATTTCTCGACCTGTGCGACGAACTGGGGGTACTGGTTATCGAGGAACTGCCCTACTGGCACTTCGACGCCGACGACTTCGAGCGAGCGGACCTCCTCGAGCGCGGCGAACGGATGCTCGAGGAGATGATTTCGCGGGACCGCCATCACCCGTCGGTGTTCGCCTGGAGCCTCACTAACGAATGCGCGAACGAGCAGGCGGGCGTCGCCGAGGCGACCGACCACCTAGCAACGGTCGCACGTGAGACCGACGACTCGCGACTCGTCACGCTCGCGTCGTACAACGAATGGGTCGATCGCGGCGAGGACCGGTGTCTCGAGCACTGCGACTTCGCGTGCGTCAACGGCTACTACGGCTGGTACACCGACGAACCGGTGGCGGCCGACCAGTGGACGGGATTCCTCGAACGGATCGCGGACCGCCGCGACTGTCCGATCTTCGTCTCCGAGTTCGGGGCGGGCGCGATCGAGGGCGAGCGGACCTGGGAGAGGGCGAAGTGGAGCGAGACCTACCAGTCCGAATTCTTCGAAACGGTCCTTCCGGTCCTGCTGGCCGACGATTCCGTTGCCGGGTTTACCATCTGGCAGTTCTGCGATACGCGAACGAGCCGCGATCCGATGAGCCGGCCGAAGTCGAAGAACAACAAGGGGATCGTCGGGGAATACCGGCGGCCGAAAGCGGCCTACGAAACGGTTCGTCGATTGCTCACGGAGTAA